The window TAAGGAATGCTAGCCTTGCACCTGCCTTAAATGATAGCGCTGATCCAGCAGGGTGAAAAACGCCGCCGCAATCACCAGCGCTAAACCGCTGAGGCAGGCGGCCGTCCAGCCGCCGTGATGCCATGCATACACGCCCAGCGCGGAACCGCAGGCGCCGCCGATAAAATACAGGGTCATGTAAATCGAGTTGATGCGCGAGCGGGCCGCCGGGTTGAGCTGGAAAATAATATTCTGATTGCAGCTGTGCACCATGGCTAAGCCCAGGCTGATGGCGCCGTAGCCCAAGGCATAGCTGAGCAGCGAGTGCCCGCCGATATACAGCAGCAGCCAGCTGCAGGCCAAAATCAGGCAGCCGGCCCACGTCAGCCTGGCGTTATAGCCGCGGTCTGCCCATTTGCCAATCCACTGCGTGGACAGCGCGCCGAAAACTCCGGCTAAAGTCAGCACGCCAACCCAGACATCGGCCAAAGAAAACGGCGGCGCAGTCAGCAGCATGGCAATGGTCGAAAACAGAATGCTCATGGCTGCGAATACGCATCCGCCAATCAGCGCGCGGTACACCAGCCGGCGTTCATGGCGCAGCAGCTGCGCCATGGATTTAAAGATGCTGCCGTAGCTCATGCGGCTGGTGCTGACGGCCGGCAGCCGGCGCATTAAGATGCCTGCAAGCGCAAGCATTAATGCGGCGCTGACGATATAAATCACCTTCCAGTGGATTAAATTGGAAAACAGTCCAGACAGGCTGGTGGACAGCAGGATGCCGACCAGCAGGCCGCTCATCAGGAAGCCGACCACCTGGCCGATTTTTTCCGGGCGCACGGCCAAGGTCACTAAAGGGATCAGCACTTGCGCCGCCACGGAAAACAGGCCGGCAATGATGGTGCCGGCCCACAGCATCGGCAGGTTGACTGACAGGGCGCAGATGCCTAAGCCGGCGGCGGCGCCCAGCATCAGCAGGGGAATAAACTTGGTTTTATTGACAATATCGCCCAAAGGCACAATGAACAGCAGGCCCAGCGCATAAGACACCTGCGCAAAAGTCACGGTCAGCGCAACTTGCGATTGCGGCGCGCCGAAAGACTGCTGAATCGAGCTGATCAGCGGCTGGCAGTAATAGTTGGCGCCGGCGCACAGGCCGCAAGCAATCGCCATCAGCCAAAGCAAAGTTTTATCTGAGCTGATATCGGTTGGGGAATTCATAGTGATCCTTGCTGAGGGGTTAAGCGCAATAAGCCGCTGCTTCAATTTCAATCTGCATGCCGGCTAAAGCAAGGCAGGGCACAGGAATCAGCGTGCATGCCGGAAAAGCGCTATTTTTCCACAAATCCTGCATGTGCTGAATCAGCATTTGATGTTTTTCCGGGCTGTGTCCGGCAATTAAAATCCGCAGCGTGGCGATATCCGGCAGCGCGGCGTCCGCAGCCTGCAGCGCCAGCTGCAGATTGGCAAAAGCCTGCTGCAGCTGCTGTGCGAAATCATTGCACAGCAGGCCCTGCTGGTTTTCACCGCCTTGGCCTGAAATATGCACGATTCTGCGGAAATTGCGGGCAATTGCGATATGGCTGTATGCGTACGGTTCCGGATTATACAGGGTATTCGGGCTGAATAGCTGTATGCAGGGGTGCGGCGCAGAGGCCTCATGGTGCGGCATGGTTTATCCTGAGCAGATGTGGAATTTCTGCTAGTATCAAAGCTCAAGTTAACTTGAGGTCAACAGCAAAATGCAGGAAAAAATAAATTCTTGGCTCAGCATCGGCGATTTAGCCGCCCGCAGCGGGGTCAGCGCGGCGGCGCTCAGGTTTTATGAGGAAAAGCAGCTGATCTGGAGCACCCGCACTTCCGGCAACCAGCGCCGCTACCCGCGCGCGATGCTGCGCCGCATCGCCATCATCAAGATAGCGCAGCAGGTCGGCATCAGCCTGCAGCAGGTGCATGAGGCCTTTGCTGCCCTGCCGGAACAGAAAACTCCGGCCCAATCAGACTGGCGCAGCATGTCGCAGCGCTGGCAGCAGCAGCTGGATCAGCAGATTATTCATTTGCTGCAATTGCGCCAGCAGCTGGATCAATGCATCGGCTGCGGCTGCCTGTCACTGCAGCAGTGCCCGCTGCGCAACCCGGAAGATCAGCTGGGGCTGGAGTCGGCCGGCGCGCATTTTCAGGAGGTGCTGATGAGCTTAAAGGAACTGGCGCCGAAGCAGCCGGATGATGGCCAGGATTGAATTTTTCCAGGCAGCCGCGCGCCAGCGGCTTTAATCCGCACGGGCCAGCTTGTTTTTGGAGAGGCTGATCATCAGCACGCCAATGATGTTTAACAGGCAGCCGAACCATTGCCAGCCGTTCAAATGCTCATCTAAAAAAGCCACGGCCAGCAGAATGGTTAAGACCGGGCCAACCGAGGCGATCATCGCCGACTGGGCCGCGCCTAAGCGGGCAATGCCCTGCATCAGCAGCACTGTCGGCAGCACCGTGACAAAAAGCCCCAGCGCAGCGCCGTAAGCGAAAACGCTCAGCGGCAGCTGCTGCATCAGCTGCAGCGGCGCCGGCACGGCCAAAGCGAAATGCGCCAAAGTGCCAATGCAGGCGATGCTCAGCGCCAGGCCGGTAAAATGCCAGGAGCCGAATTTCAGCATCAGCCTTGGCGCCGTCAGCAGATAGGCCGCAAAGGCCACCGCGCTGGCGAAGACCAGGCTTGCACCCAGCCAGAAATTGCTGCCGTGCGGGCTGCTGCTTTGCTCCTGCAGCATCACGATGAGCGTGCCGCCGTAGCTCAGCGCAATCGCAAAAATGCTGGCCCAGCGCAGCTTCTGCTTATAAAGGATGCTGGAGGCTAAAACCGTCAGGGTCGGATATAAAAACAGGATGATCCGTTCCAGTGAGGCGCTGATATGCATCAGCCCCTGAAAATCCAGCCAGCTGGCCAGATAATAGCCCATGAGGCCGGACAGGATCAGCAGGCCCCAGTCCTTGGCCTGAACTGCGCTGTAGTCCCTGCGGCTGAGCCAGCTGATCAGCAGGAAAAACGGCAGCGCGCTGGCCATGCGCAGCGCCATCAGCACCGTGGCGTCGACCTGCGGCGACAGCGCGTAGGCCTGCTTGATGAAAATCGCCTTGGTGCTGAATAAGAACGCGGCGCAGATTGCGCAAAGCGAACCTGTCTGCGTGCGGGTCAGGAGGAGCTGCATGGCCGGGTCATTCCTGCAGAAGCGTCAATAAGATGGCAAGATTATAGAAAGCATGGCTTAAAACTTGAAATGTAAAATAAGAATAGGGGCTATTCCTAAAAGGCATGCTGTATTATTGGCGGTTATTTAAGCTAATAAACGCGCATTCAGCCGGTTTTTTTCATGCCTGCCTGCCGGCTTGACTTTTTTAAGCGCGCTGCAGCGCAGCCGCCAGCCAGTTTTCAGCATCAGCGCGCCGTTTTCTGCACTAAAAAGATGCGTAATCAGCCATTTGAGGCCAAACGGCGCCGGGTTCATCATGGTGCAAAATATTCAAAAAAATATTTTTTAATTAATTTTTCTGCAGATCTGGCTGAATCCGCAGATAAAGAATGCGGATGAAGCGCGCCAAAGCAGCCCGCCGGGCGCAAAATTCCGCCGCCGAATCTGACTGGCTGAAATGACTCAAAGCCTGAAATTTCCGGCCAACTGTATGCGGATGCAGGCAAATGCATTTTGTCAGTGCAGCCAATGCCTGTTTTGACGGTTTTAAAATACACTGAATTGCGCGGGAATCCGCGGCATTTCCGGCTGGATTCAGCCTGCGCGCTGCGCCGGCGCCTGCTGTCAGAAAGATCAACCGCTACCTGCAAGACAGCCGCTTCCCAGCGCAGAAGGAGCGGCCCAAGCTTGAAATTCGGCTGAAGAGGCGGATTATGCATAAAAAATATTCATAGCATTAGAAATAAAAATGAATAAGTTGAATATCTCATCATATTTTTTATGAATCATCAGTTCAAAATGTGGGTATTTATTAAATAAATATTGGGTGGTAATTTAAAACAGTTCAATTAGAATCCAAAAATTCAACAAGAACTCATCCTGAGGGGAAGCATCGTTTCAACGCTGCTTGCTGAAGAACAACTAGCTTGAGGAACGCTCATGCAGATCGGAATTCCAACCGAAACTGTCGTCGGTGAAAATCGCGTCGCTGCGACGCCTGAGACAGTAAAGAAGTTGATCAGCGCTGGTCATAATGTGGTTATTGAAGGTGGAGCTGGGCTTAAGGCTGCCTACATCGATAGCGCTTATGAGCAGGTTGGCGCCAAAATTACAGATGACGCCTATGCCGGCAGTCAAATTATTTTGAAAGTCCGCGCCCCGAAGGGTGAGGAAATTCAAAAGCTTGCACCGAATACCGCAGTCATCGCAATGTTTGACCCCTACCGCAATCCCGAGCTGGACCAGTTTGCTGCGCAGCAGGTATCGGCATTTGCGCTGGAACTGCTGCCGCGCACCCTGTCGCGCGCGCAGAATATGGACGTGCTGTCTTCTCAGGCCAATCTGTCAGGCTATAAATCTGTACTGCTGGCGGCTGCGGAATATCAGCGCATGTTCCCGATGCTGATGACCGCTGCCGGCACGGTAAAGCCTGCCCGCGTGGTGATTATGGGCGTGGGCGTAGCCGGCCTGCAGGCGATTGCAACCGCCAAGCGCCTGGGCGCCGTGGTTGAAGCCACCGATTTGCGCCCGACTGCGCGCGATCAGGTGGAATCGCTGGGCGGCAAATGGCTGGACGTGCCGATGTCTGATGAAGAAAAGCAGAAAGCTGCCGACGCCGCCAAAAACGGCTACGGCTGGATGCCGGGCGAACAGTACATCAAAGATCAGGCCATCATTGTTGATAAAGCGGTCGCCAATGCCGATATCGTGATTACCACAGCCTTGCTGCCGGGCCGCGATGCGCCGCGCCTGATTAAGGCGGAAACGGTAGCCAAAATGAAGCCGGGTTCTGTGATTTTAGACATGGCGGTGGAAACCGGCGGCAACGTGGAAGGCTCTAAATGCGGTGAAACCGTCATGACCGGCAACGGCGTGAAAATCCTCGGCATTCCGAATATCCCTTCGACTGTTTCGACCGAAGCTTCGGCGCTGTATGCGCGCAATGTTTTGAACTTCCTGGATACGCTGTTCGATGCAGAGAAAAAATTCGCATTGAACCCGGAAGAGGAAATTCAGAAAGCCCTATTGGTCACTCACGGCGGCCAAGTGCTGCTGAAGCGCGGTTAAGGAGCATCATCATGGTTGAAACTATTACTATTTTCGTCTTAGCCATCTTTGTGGGCTATTACGTGGTTTGGGGCGTAACGCCTGCCTTGCATACCCCGCTTATGGCGGTGACCAATGCCTTATCATCGATCATCGTGGTCGGCGCAATGATTCAAACCGTAGGCATTCCAGGCATTGTGGATGCAAGTGTGCAATTTCAAAGCGTCAATGTGGTGAGCATCTTAGGCGCGGTTGCGGTGTTCTTAGCAAGTATCAACATTTTCGGCGGCTTCGCGGTAACTGCGCGCATGCTTGAAATGTTCAAGCCAAAGCAAAAGAAAAAAGAGGGCTAATACATGGAATTCATTCGAGACTATGCGGATTGGTTCTACCTGATCGGTGCTGTCCTCTTTATTTTAACCTTGCGCGGTTTGTCGGGGCCTAAGACGGCAATTCAAGGCAACCGCTACGGCATGATCGCCATGGCGATTGCTGTCGTGACCACCTTCTTTGTAGCGGATCATCCGGTGATTTGGATGATTGGCGGCGCGATGGTGCTGGGCGCAATTGTGGGCATTGCCCGCGCGCGCACTGTACCTATGACACAAATGCCGGAAACTGTGGCTTTAATGCACTCATTGGTGGGCTTAGCTGCGGTGCTGATTGCGATTGCCGCCATTCTGCATAACAACCAGCTCACCGCTTTATTTGCGCAAAATGAAGCAGCCTTAACCGCTGCCGGCGTGCAGCATGCGCATATGAGCAAGGTGCATTTATTTGAACTGTTTGTGGGCTGTTTTGTCGGTGCGATTACCTTTACTGCATCTGTATTTGCCTATGGCAAGCTGGCTGCGAAAAAATGGGCAAAAACCATTTCCGGCGCATGGGTTAAACCGGTTCAGGCGCTGATTTTCCTTGCCATGCTGGCCTGCGGTGTGTACTTCTTCACCACAGGCAACATGAATGCATTCTGGGCCATGACTGTACTGGCATTGGCATTCGGCTGGGTGTGGATTGCGCCAGTCGGCGGCGGCGACATGCCGGTAGTGGTATCGCTTCTGAACTCTTTCTCTGGCTGGGCTGCGGCGGGCATCGGTTTCACCCTTGAAAACAATATGCTGATCGTTGCCGGTTCACTGGTGGGTTCTTCAGGCGCAATTCTGTCCTACATCATGTGCAAAGCCATGAACCGTTCAATCATCAATGTTTTGTTTGGCGGCGCAATGGGCGGTACTGCGGTTGCTGCTGCGGACAAAGGCGAACAGGCGCAGCGCAACCACCGTTCCGGTTCAGCAGATGACGCAGGCTTCCTGATGTCAAATGCAGACAGCGTTGTGATTGTGCCGGGTTACGGCATGGCGCAAGGCCGCGCGCAAAATGCCGTGAAAGAACTGTGTGAAATCTTGAAAGAGCAGGGCGTAAAAGTCCGCTTCGCGATTCACCCGGTTGCTGGCCGCATGCCGGGCCACATGAACGTACTGTTGGCTGAAGCAGACGTGGCTTATGAAGACATCTTGGAAATGGATGAGATTAACTCTGACTTCCCTGCAACAGATGTGGTGCTGGTGATTGGCGCAAATGACGTGGTCAACCCTGCAGCTAAAGATGACCCAGCATCTCCGATCTATGGCATGCCGATTCTTGAAGCGCATAAGGCGCGCACCATTATGGTGATCAAGCGCTCTATGGCGACAGGTTATGCAGGTCTAGACAACGATTTGTTCTATAACGAAAAAACCATGATGATTTTCGGTGATGCGAAGAAAGTGGTTGAAGACATGACCAAAGCAATCAATGGTGGTGGGCACTAAGATCTGAAAAGTATTTAAAACCATTCTCCGGGATAATGCCAGTCAGTTAAGAAATTGACTGGCTTTTTCTTTTTAAATTCTAGAGCCATTCAAATAGATCTGTTTCATAAGTCAATAAATGATCATTAATTGGCAGTAAAATTAATATTGAAAGTTCCTTCTCCCTTTGGGAGAAGGTTAGGATGAGGGGATTTTTTCAATAAAATCCTCACCCTGAGCGGTATTCCGCGCAAGTCTCCTTAAAAAGGAGAGGGAATTTCCATTGTGAATTAAATGCTGTTTAAAAAAAATTGTATAGCTTGTATTTTTGGTAAAAGTCTTTTATTGAAAAACTCCTTAGCTGATCAGCATTAATCCTTCGGGATGGTTTTTTGTTTATGGCAATCCAATATCCGAAAGGCCGTGAAATTTTTATCTGAGTACGCTCCAAAGCGCTGAGATATTGTGTACTTTTATAAAAAAAATTAATTTTTGATTCAATATATATTCTTGCTGATGCTGGCTTTTAAGGCACTGTATTTAATGTGCTTTTAAGTTGGTTAAGCGGCTTTTAGCTGTGTTTTCTTGATGCAGAATGGCCAAATTTAAAGAGTGTGCGTATCAAAATATAATCAAAATACAGCTGAACTATAATAAAGATAAAGCAGAAAAATTGTCAGAATAGCGGTATCGCATGGCTGATATATCGCTGTGACTGAATGCGCGGGTTGGCTGCGCTTCTGCATGGCTGTAGGCCAGGTGCGCTAATCAGCAGCGGGAGATGGCTTATGTTATTTATTGTTAGGTACACTATCTGCTCAGGGAACCGCAATGCGGCGATGGAGCGCTTTCTGCAGACTGGAGGGAAAGCGCCTGCCGGTGTGGAAATGCTGGGAAGATGGCATGCTGTAGCGCAGCGCTCAGGCTTTGCAGTCATTGAGGCGAATGATGCAGAGCTGATACAGCAGTGGGCAATGGAGTGGAACGATCTGCTTTCTATGGAGATTTGTCCTGCTTTAACTGATGATCAAATGGGGCCGCTGATGTTCGCCACGCTCGCAAAGAAAGAGCATACTTAAGGAATCTGAATTGCTTTGCGAAGCAGCAGCCTACTAAGATTGCCAGCGCTGAAAATCCATCCTTCAGAATAATGCCGGCCAGTTAAGCAATTGGCTGGCTTTTTCTTGGCGGATTTAAAAATGCTGAGCCTGCGCCGTGAATGGCCAAGCAGTTAAGGCGAATGCTAAAGCTGCTTGGCAGGCAATAAAAAAGCGGCCGCCATGGCCGCTTCTTTGTCAATCCTGCGCTTAAGCGACAGACTCCGGCGCGGTGCGCCAAAGGCTTTCAAGATCATAGAATTTGCGCGCTGTCGGCAGCATCACGTGCACCACGACAAGGCCTAGGTCAATCAGAATCCACTCAGCATCACGTTCACCTTCAACACCAATCGGGCGGAAGCCGGCTTTGCGGGCTTCTTCAGCAACATTGTCTGCAAGAGATTTGATGTGGCGGGTAGATGTGCCGCTGGCAATGACAATGGCGTCTGACACATTGCTGATTGCGCTGACATCCAGCTCAACGATTTCTTTCGCTTTTACATCTTCAAGTGCTTCACGCACAGTTTCAAGGCAAGCCTGTACGTCTTTCTTTTGGGTGTTGATCAGATCGTGAGAATTAGAAGCGCTGGGCGATGGTTCTAAATTCATGGAGGGTATGATTTCCTGAAAATTATTCATGTTCTAATATAGCGGTTTTGCCGCCGGATTTCAAATCAGCAGCAGGTGCGTTTAGTCCAATTTATGCAAAGTATTTGTCTTTCCACGCAAAAGTTTTTTCAGAGGCCTGGCTGGGGCGGTATTCGGCAGCGGTGTAGCCGGCATAGGCGCTTTGCTTCAGCCATGCAAATAACTGGGCATAATCAATTTTTCCTGTATCCGGCTCATGGCGCCCCGGGCAGTCAGCGAACTGAATATGGCCGATAGATTCAATATTTTCCTGCAGGCCTTCCAGCACGTCTTCGCCCATCATCGCCATATGGTAGCAGTCATACTGCATTTTCAGCGCAGGGTGCTGCACGGCTTCCAGCATTTCCTGCGCCTGGGCGATGTTCTGCACCAGAAAGCGTGGCATGTCCGTGCCGTTGATCATTTCAAAAACCGGCTGTATGCCGTGCCCGCCCAGCATGCTGCAGGCCAGCTTGAAATTGGCGGACAGGGTGTTGAGGCAGGGCAGCAGGTCGGCGTCCAGCGGCTGGCGGCCGGCCAGAATATTCACGCTGGGCACATTCAGGCCTTTGGCGTAGGCAATGGCTTTTTCCAGCGCCTGATGAAAGGCGGCTTCCTGGCCGGGCACGCCGGCCAGGCCGTCGCCGCCCTGCATTAAGTCGCCGGCCGGCGCATTGATCAGGCACAGGCTCAAATCATGCAGTGTCAGCTGGGTTTGAATCTGCTCAATGCTCAGCTCATAGGGAAACTGGATTTCGACATGATCAAAGCCCTGCGCGCGCGCCAAGGCAAAGCGCTCAATCAGCGGCGCTTCGGTAAAGATCATGGACAGGTTGACGGCAAGCTTGATCATGCGGATGCTCCATGCATTTTGGGGACTGACGGGCTGAGCGGGGCAGGGTTACTGCGCTTCAACATGCTGAATCACCGTCGCTAAATCTTTTTCGGAAAAGCCGCTGGCCTGATGCGCCTGCAGCTGGCGCAGCGCCTGCTGCGCCACCGGAATCTGCAGCGCAAATTCAGCCGCCAGCTGCACGGCATTGTTCAGGTCTTTGGACAGGGTCTGGACTTTCCACTGCACCGGTTCAAAGCTGTGCGCCGCCATGCGCGGCGCCAGAATCTGAAAGGGCTTGGAGTCGGCGAAACCGCCCGCCAGCGCCGGCGCCAGCAGCCGGGTGTCTACGCCGGCTTTTCCGGCCAAGGCAACCGCTTCGGCAATTAAGGCGCTGTTGGCGGCTACAATCAGCTGATTGCAGATTTTGGTCGCTTGCCCGGCGCCAGTCGCCCCCATGCGGGTCACGCGCTGCGACAGCACATTGTAAATCAGGGCCAGGCCATCAATGGCCTGCGCATCGCCGCCGGCAAAAATCACCAAAGTGCCTTGTTCCGCGCCCGCCGTGCCGCCGGAAATCGGGGAGTCAATCCATGTGGTCTGGCGGCTGGCAGCCTGCGCGGCCAGCTGCTGGGTTTGCGCCACGGACAGGCTGGAAAAATCCGCAATCACCTGGCCGGCCTGCAGATGCGGTTCAATCTGCGCATACACCGCCGCTGCCGCCTGATCATCCGCCAGGCAGGTTAAAATCACCGGATACTGGCCGATCTGCTGCAGCTGCAGCGCGCTTGCGCCCATATCCAGCAGCTCGTTGCAGGCGCTGGCGGTGCGGTTCCAGACGGCAACTTCAAAGCCGGCCTGAATCAGCCGGCCTGCCATGCGGCTGCCCATCAGCCCGATGCCTAAAAATGCGATTTTGCTGTGACGGTCAAAACTCATGCGCTTTCCCTGCCTTATCCGTATAGATCTAAAGTTTACTGATATTGCCGCGGCAAAAACTGAACTTCGGGGTTCTTGTCCTTTTTGCGCGCCAGCTTGCTGTTCTTGCCTAAAAGCAGCTTCAGCTGCCAGATTTTTTCCAGGCGCAGCGATTTCGCCGGATCATGCTCCATGGCGTCCAGCACGCGCTTGGCGGCGGCCAGCGCATCCGGCGAGCGGCTCAGCATTTCTTCCGCCAAGGCCTGCGCCCGGCTGAGCGGAGATTCGTCTAGATGCGTCACCAGTCCGATTTCCTTGGCATAGCCGGCATCAAAAATGCGCGCGGTCAGCGTCAGCTCCTTGGCCAAATCCAGCCCGATCACGCCTTTCAGCGAGCGGCTCAGGCCCATGTCCGGTACTAGGCCCCAGCGGCTTTCCATAATCGACATTTGCGTTTTGGGATGGGCGATCCGCACGTCCGCCGCCAGCGCCAGCTGCATGCCGGCGCCAAAGCAGAAGCCTTCCATGGCGGCAATGACCGGAACCGGCAGCTCCTGCCAAATTAAAAAGGCTTTCTGAAACAGGCTTTGCCCCGGCTTAATCAGCTCCCAGGCCGCATAGGCGGTATTTTTCGGATTGTTTAAGTCGGACAGGTCAATGCCGGCGCTGAAGACCTGCGCTTCGCCGGTTAAAATCACGCAGCGGATGGAGCGGTCTTTTTTAATCAGATTGGCGGTGCGCACCAAGTCCTTCAGCAGGGCAAAGCTCATGGCATTGCGCTTCTCAGGGCGGTTTAAGGTTACCGTGGCGATGCCGTTATTTTTTTCAAATTTTACCAGTGTCATGCTTGAAACTCTTATTCTGTTTGCGCTTGGAGCATAGCATGCGCGGCTGCGGCATTCATGACAGCCCAGTCACGAATTGCAGGCCGCGCGGCCTGCCGGAGCTACTGTTCATACTTGCTTAAAATCTGCCGGGCGGCCTGCTTCACCTGCGCAATCACCGCCTTCAGGGTCTGCAGGCGCTTCAGGGTCTCCTGAACAAAAGCCTCATCGGCCTTGCGCCGCTCCTTGCGCAGGGTGGAAACAAACTGTTCAAAGCCGCCGGCCGCTTCCTGCAGGGCGGGCGCGCCCACGTAGCGCGTTGCGCCGTACAGGCGGTGCAGCACATGCTCCAGCTGCGGATAATCTTCCAGTTCAATCAGCTGCTCAATTTCATCCAGCTCCTGATTAAAGCTGTCGACCAGCATTTTCAGCAAATCCGCCGCCAGATCTTCCTTATTGGCTGCCAGATGCAGGCTCTGCTGCCAGTCCAGAATGCCCGGGTCCAGCGCGTCAATCACCGCTGTGCGCTCCTGCGCCGGGGCTTTCTTAAAGCCTTCCATCGTCCAGTGGGTCAGAATCTGAATGATCTGCTCAATCTGAATCGGCTTGGTGACATAGTCGTCCATGCCGACCTGCAGCAGCTTCTTTTTCTCATCCGACAGCGCATGCGCGGTCAAGGCGATAATCGGCAGGCGCTGGTGCTGCTCAAATGTCGATTCCAGCGCGCGGATGGCGCGGGTGGTGTCGACGCCGGACATCACCGGCATTTGAATATCCATAAACACCAGATCAAAGGATTTCAGGCCCTGCTCATGGCGCGATTTAATGATTTCAATGGCTTCCTGCCCGCTCAGCGCCTTAGTCGCGGTGACATTCAGCTCAGACAGCAGCGCCTCAAGCACAATCAGGTTCGGCAGGTGGTCATCGACCGCTAAAACATGCAGCCCTTGGCCGTTGAAGTCTTCGTGCGCGTCTTCATCAAACAGCGGCTGGTTGCTCAGCAGCTGAATCAGCGCGCTGCGGCTGAGCGGCTGGTGCAGTGGGCGGGCGCGGTATTCATTCAGCATGCCCGGGTCAAGCAGCATTTGATAGCCGTAAACCGCCAGATTGCCGCTGTAGCGCGTGCGGATCTCCTTCAGCATGGCTTCGGTGTCGCCGCTGTGGTCGACAATCAGCCAGGTGTTTTCGGCATGCCGCAGCTGATTCAGGCGGCTGAACAGATCCAGAATCGACTGCGCTTCAATATGCTGCACCGCATAGTTTTCCAGATAGTGGCGCAGCACATTGGCGGTGGCCGGGTGGGCCAGATAGGACACCACCTGCAGGCTGCTGAACTGCGGATGGATATTTTCCTCATCTTCATTCACCCTGAACATGGCGGTAAACCAGAAGGTCGAGCCTTTTTCGGTCGGCGCGCGCTCCTGATTGTCTTCAAAGCCGATTTGGCCGTGCATCAGGCTGACCAGCTGCTTGGAAATGGCCAGGCCCAGGCCGGTGCCGCCGAACTGGCGCGTCACCGAGGCGTCGCCCTGCGAGAAGGATTCAAACAGCTTTTTGCGGTCAGTGCCGCTGAGGCCGATGCCGCTGTCCTGCACGCTGAAATGCAGCAGGCTTTGCCCTATGTCGTCATGCTCCATGCGCACCCGGACAATAATCTCGCCGTCCGGCGTGAACTTGATGGCGTTGGAAATCAGGTTGGTTAAAACCTGCTTGAAGCGCAGCGCATCGCCAATCACATGCTTCGGCACGCTGTCGGCATAATAGAAGGTCATGTTGATGTGCTTTTGCGCGGCCAGTGGCGAGAGCATGTCCATCACGTCAAATACCGCTTCTTCCAGATCAAAGGGCGCGGTTTCCAGCTCCAGCTTGCCGGCGTCAATTTTGGAAAAATCCAGCACATCGTTGATTAAAGCCAGCAGGTGCGCGGACGATTTTCGGATGGTCTGCAGATACAGGTTCTGTTCGTTGCTGAGGTTGCCCTGGCGCAGCAGCAGATGGATAAAGCCGTCTATGCTGTTCAGCGGCGTGCGCAATTCATGGCTGATATTGGCCAGGAATACCGACTTGGCCTGATTGGCGGAAATCGCCTGATCGCGCGCCTGGCGGTAAGTGATGTTCTGCACTTCCAGCGTGTCCAGCGTGCGGCGCAGGTCATCTTCGGTCTGTTCGGTATGCTCGCGCAGCTCCAGAAAGCTGAAATG is drawn from Acinetobacter sp. WCHAc010034 and contains these coding sequences:
- a CDS encoding DUF3303 domain-containing protein → MLFIVRYTICSGNRNAAMERFLQTGGKAPAGVEMLGRWHAVAQRSGFAVIEANDAELIQQWAMEWNDLLSMEICPALTDDQMGPLMFATLAKKEHT
- a CDS encoding NAD(P)(+) transhydrogenase (Re/Si-specific) subunit beta is translated as MEFIRDYADWFYLIGAVLFILTLRGLSGPKTAIQGNRYGMIAMAIAVVTTFFVADHPVIWMIGGAMVLGAIVGIARARTVPMTQMPETVALMHSLVGLAAVLIAIAAILHNNQLTALFAQNEAALTAAGVQHAHMSKVHLFELFVGCFVGAITFTASVFAYGKLAAKKWAKTISGAWVKPVQALIFLAMLACGVYFFTTGNMNAFWAMTVLALAFGWVWIAPVGGGDMPVVVSLLNSFSGWAAAGIGFTLENNMLIVAGSLVGSSGAILSYIMCKAMNRSIINVLFGGAMGGTAVAAADKGEQAQRNHRSGSADDAGFLMSNADSVVIVPGYGMAQGRAQNAVKELCEILKEQGVKVRFAIHPVAGRMPGHMNVLLAEADVAYEDILEMDEINSDFPATDVVLVIGANDVVNPAAKDDPASPIYGMPILEAHKARTIMVIKRSMATGYAGLDNDLFYNEKTMMIFGDAKKVVEDMTKAINGGGH
- a CDS encoding RidA family protein, encoding MPHHEASAPHPCIQLFSPNTLYNPEPYAYSHIAIARNFRRIVHISGQGGENQQGLLCNDFAQQLQQAFANLQLALQAADAALPDIATLRILIAGHSPEKHQMLIQHMQDLWKNSAFPACTLIPVPCLALAGMQIEIEAAAYCA
- a CDS encoding proton-translocating transhydrogenase family protein — translated: MVETITIFVLAIFVGYYVVWGVTPALHTPLMAVTNALSSIIVVGAMIQTVGIPGIVDASVQFQSVNVVSILGAVAVFLASINIFGGFAVTARMLEMFKPKQKKKEG
- the soxR gene encoding redox-sensitive transcriptional activator SoxR translates to MQEKINSWLSIGDLAARSGVSAAALRFYEEKQLIWSTRTSGNQRRYPRAMLRRIAIIKIAQQVGISLQQVHEAFAALPEQKTPAQSDWRSMSQRWQQQLDQQIIHLLQLRQQLDQCIGCGCLSLQQCPLRNPEDQLGLESAGAHFQEVLMSLKELAPKQPDDGQD
- a CDS encoding DMT family transporter — its product is MQLLLTRTQTGSLCAICAAFLFSTKAIFIKQAYALSPQVDATVLMALRMASALPFFLLISWLSRRDYSAVQAKDWGLLILSGLMGYYLASWLDFQGLMHISASLERIILFLYPTLTVLASSILYKQKLRWASIFAIALSYGGTLIVMLQEQSSSPHGSNFWLGASLVFASAVAFAAYLLTAPRLMLKFGSWHFTGLALSIACIGTLAHFALAVPAPLQLMQQLPLSVFAYGAALGLFVTVLPTVLLMQGIARLGAAQSAMIASVGPVLTILLAVAFLDEHLNGWQWFGCLLNIIGVLMISLSKNKLARAD
- a CDS encoding Re/Si-specific NAD(P)(+) transhydrogenase subunit alpha — protein: MQIGIPTETVVGENRVAATPETVKKLISAGHNVVIEGGAGLKAAYIDSAYEQVGAKITDDAYAGSQIILKVRAPKGEEIQKLAPNTAVIAMFDPYRNPELDQFAAQQVSAFALELLPRTLSRAQNMDVLSSQANLSGYKSVLLAAAEYQRMFPMLMTAAGTVKPARVVIMGVGVAGLQAIATAKRLGAVVEATDLRPTARDQVESLGGKWLDVPMSDEEKQKAADAAKNGYGWMPGEQYIKDQAIIVDKAVANADIVITTALLPGRDAPRLIKAETVAKMKPGSVILDMAVETGGNVEGSKCGETVMTGNGVKILGIPNIPSTVSTEASALYARNVLNFLDTLFDAEKKFALNPEEEIQKALLVTHGGQVLLKRG
- a CDS encoding MFS transporter; this translates as MNSPTDISSDKTLLWLMAIACGLCAGANYYCQPLISSIQQSFGAPQSQVALTVTFAQVSYALGLLFIVPLGDIVNKTKFIPLLMLGAAAGLGICALSVNLPMLWAGTIIAGLFSVAAQVLIPLVTLAVRPEKIGQVVGFLMSGLLVGILLSTSLSGLFSNLIHWKVIYIVSAALMLALAGILMRRLPAVSTSRMSYGSIFKSMAQLLRHERRLVYRALIGGCVFAAMSILFSTIAMLLTAPPFSLADVWVGVLTLAGVFGALSTQWIGKWADRGYNARLTWAGCLILACSWLLLYIGGHSLLSYALGYGAISLGLAMVHSCNQNIIFQLNPAARSRINSIYMTLYFIGGACGSALGVYAWHHGGWTAACLSGLALVIAAAFFTLLDQRYHLRQVQG